In a genomic window of Lycium ferocissimum isolate CSIRO_LF1 chromosome 9, AGI_CSIRO_Lferr_CH_V1, whole genome shotgun sequence:
- the LOC132030904 gene encoding WD repeat-containing protein VIP3-like gives MKLAPLETLQNAHEDSIWSTAWIRSTEQLPPLLLTGGLDETVKLWDPSNFTCIQTYTGHCLGVVSVTAHPTRRIAASASIDSFIRVFEVDTNKTIATLEAPPSEVWQLQFSPNGSTLAAAGGGSSSVKLWDTTNWELVLTLSIPRQGAPQPSDKSSNKKFVLSVAWNPDGRLLACGSVDGTISVFDVARAKFLHFLEGHSMPVRSLVFSPSLHDSRILFSASDDGHVHVYDAEGKTLLTSLSGHASWVLSVDVSPDGAAIATGSSDKTVRLWDLKMRAATQTLTNHTDQVWAVAFGPTSRTDVRSCMLASVSDDKSLSFYQYS, from the exons ATGAAATTAGCTCCACTAGAAACCCTACAAAATGCACACGAAGACTCAATTTGGTCAACAGCATGGATCCGATCAACTGAACAATTACCGCCGTTACTTTTAACCGGTGGTTTAGATGAAACCGTAAAATTATGGGATCCGAGTAACTTTACTTGTATTCAAACTTATACAGGTCATTGTCTTGGTGTTGTATCTGTTACGGCTCATCCTACTCGTAGAATTGCTGCATCTGCGAGTATTGATAGTTTTATTAGGGTTTTTGAAGTTGATACTAATAAAACTATTGCTACACTTGAAGCGCCGCCATCTGAAGTTTGGCAATTGCAATTTAGTCCCAAT GGTAGCACTCTGGCAGCAGCTGGAGGTGGTAGTTCATCAGTCAAGCTATGGGATACTACTAACTGGGAACTTGTTCTCACATTGTCAATTCCTCGTCAAGGAGCCCCACAACCATCTGACAAAAGCAGCAACAAGAAATTTGTCCTTTCAGTTGCATGGAATCCTGATGGTAGGCTTCTTGCTTGTGGATCAGTTGATGGGACTATTTCTGTTTTTGATGTAGCTCGCGCCAAATTCCTCCACTTCTTAGAAGGCCATTCCATGCCTGTTCGGTCCCTTGTGTTTTCACCTTCACTTCATGATTCAAGAATACTCTTCTCAGCATCAGATGATGGTCATGTGCATGTGTATGATGCTGAGGGGAAAACATTACTCACATCTTTGTCAGGTCATGCAAGTTGGGTTTTGAGTGTTGATGTCTCCCCAGACGGGGCAGCAATTGCAACAGGGTCAAGTGACAAGACGGTTAGGCTGTGGGATCTTAAAATGAGAGCAGCTACGCAGACTTTAACCAACCATACGGATCAGGTTTGGGCTGTGGCTTTTGGACCAACATCAAGGACTGATGTTCGGTCTTGTATGCTTGCAAGTGTGTCTGATGACAAGAGTTTATCGTTCTATCAGTACTCTTAA